GATCTTAGGTTGAATATTAGGTAAGCATTCGTCTAATGGTATTGTTGGAGTAGAAGAAAACATGCTTTCAAAATAATCTTCAGCAACCTTTGCTATAGTTTCCTCTTGTATATGGAAGACTCCATTCTTATCTCTCATTTTCgagattttatttttgcttttcTTCACTTTAGAAACCCCATGGTAAAATGGAGTGTTACGATCCCCTAAATTCAGCCACCGGTTCCTGCTTTTCAGCTTCCAAAACTCTTCTTCATCTCTGTATGCTTTATTTAAGTTCACTCGTAGCTCTTGGATTACTTCAAGTTGAACTGAGCTATCTCGGAGAGCTTGATCTATTTGCCCTCTAATCACACTTATACGAACTGCAGAATTCGTTTGGTGTCTTCTCTTCCAGTTAACAATCTGATTCCGACAATGGCCCAGTTTCTGATTCCAACCTCTGATGAATTCTGTCTGATCCCAAGCTCCAGAAACTGTCTCCACAAAACTCTGATCTTCGAATAGTCTTTTATCATAGCAAAAGAGTCCTTTCCTTCGTTGATATTTGTAATCAATTGACACAATCATGGGTCTATGATCCGATTCTGCAATCTCCAAATATTCAGTACTAGAATTTGGAAATTTATTCATCCATGAGGGGTTTACCATCACTCTATCCAAGCAGCATTCAATGATATCATTTCTTCGACGACCAACCCAACTGAACTGATTACCAGTATGTTTGAGATCCTTCATGTCACAAATCTGTAGCATCgtattaaaattctgaaaactCGACATTGATCTTGTCCTTCCCCCTATCTTCTCCTCTGATTTTGTTATCTCATTACAATCACCACACAACATCCAAGGCCCCACACGGGTAGTGGCTATTCTTTGAAGTCTTTCCCACAGAAGATGTCTATATTTCGGTTGAGGGTGCCCATATACACAAGacaaataaaactgaaaacattgATATTCAACATGAAGGTCTACAAGTCTTTCATCACTGGAAATGCAAGAAACAGAAACATATGACTTCCAAAATACAGCTAAACCACCACTATAACCAATCGGTGGAactaatatcatatgatcaAAACCAAGATCCACCCCAATATCTCTAACAACATCGTTAGCTTGCTTGGTTTCAATCAGGAACAACAAGTCTGGATGATACAAACGTTGCATCTCCTTTAGACGTCGAACTGTCAAGCGTTGTCCCAGCCCTCGACAGTTCCACACCTCGACTCTCATGGTTCATCTGGTGGAACCGGGCCCACCGCGCCTCTGTCGATCTGTGGATTGTTGTCATGAGCTTGATCCTGACCATAATCTTCCTGAAGCTTTCGCAGAGCATTGAACTCATGAGACATCTTCATCCTTCCAACAGGAAACTTATCAACCATCTCAGACTCCATCCTTGGACGTTTACCCAGAGAAGATATCTCCTTTGAAACACCCTGATCATCCGCATGCTGCATCGCGGCATGGATATGATCCATCTCATGATCGAAGTCCTCCTGAAGGAACGATCCATACTGGCTGAAACCAAACTCAGAGGATCTACGAGCTTCCATCGCCAGGATTATGTGATCACTCTCCTCATCTGATTCATTCTCTTGTCTCAAACACATCTCAGTACCACTACCTCTCTGGCGACTAGAGCTTCCTTCTTCTAGCAGAGCAGCCACGAAATCATTCCTTCGCTTCATCCGAACCTCACCAGTGTTTTGCTCATATCCTTGGCTAGTTATAACCATAGGAGCAGTAGAGCTAAATTGCTGCAGCAATGCAACATGAGAACCAGGACCCGTTTCACCATCATTCACCTGATCCATGGGAATGTCGTGAGCAGGACCATCTGGTGCCACCGCTGCGTCCTCCTCATTTTCCTCACCTCCGGCCTGGTCATTTGGAGGATCTTCTTCCTCATTGTTAGCATCCATCTGATCCACCACTGCTGCAGGAGGACATTCACCGGAGTCATGGGTAATCATCCCACACTGATCACAAAAACCCCTGAGTCGTTCGTAACGGAACTTCAGCAGAGTATTAACTCCAGGGGAGAATTGGAAGTTTCTCTGAAACTTGAGAGGGTTGCCTACGTTCCAGTTGAGTCGAATACGAACAAATTCCACCGCAGCGTTAACACTTGGGTTGAAATCCACCGTCATGACTTCCCCCATTCTATCACCAATGTTGTGGATCACCTGTTCGGTAAGATACTCCAAAGGAATACCCCTAATTTGCACCCACAGAGGTATATAGTTGAGATCAGCGTCATCCATACCCGGAACCCATCGACTAATGATCAGCATTCTTTCATTGAACGCCCATGGACCTCTGTTAATCACCGACAGAAGCATTTCTTCGGTTGGAAAGACAAACTGGAACTTCCTCCTATCAACGATACGTCCAGAGATGAGACCAGGAAGACCCCACATTTTAGGCAGGGAGGTCAGGAGCGCCCTCACGTTTTGCTTCGTTTGCATAGATGGTCTCCCAATCAAAGAAAATTGATTCACCCGGCGCGCTTCATTACAAACCGCCGCAGAGAGAGGCACCGGATCATCATCAATACCCAAATTCAGATCCTGAATCGCCCTTCGCAAATTATCCGCCATGATCGCAAGACTACAATCAAAACGATATGTGTACAGGATTTGTGAAGTGATTTTCTGAATCGGGGAGGAAAAATTGTGAAGATATATAAACCCCCCATCCATAACAATAACTATCAAAAACTGCTTCATCGTGGTGAAGTTTGTACTCCACTACGGAGATGGAAGAATCATGGGTGTTAACTTGCGTAAACCAACCCACTATCAAATCAAATTGGGAACCAAAAGATCTGGATTCTTCAAAGAAAAACCAGAAGAATAACCGCTTCACGATCGCCTTATCAATCGCCAATAACCGCTTCACGATCGCCATCGCTTCAAACTGCCCAAGCTTCTTATtcatcaaaaattcaaaatttcgaTTTTCATTTTCACAGAAATAATGTTTATTTGATAGATGAGTGTTCATgttattgttttatatattttgattgatttataaatccaagtaaaatatacagattttttaaaaatttcggattagtatttacaaattCTGAGGTTTActctcggatttgagtctttgtatctttaacaaaaaaatccaaacaaatctattcaaatcgattataaaatcaaatttattagtaaatccgtacgattgaataacagttgatttgatatagaatttatgaataattaaactaaaagaGAAAGacttgggttcacccctatGGTGAACAtttagattcaccaaccaatcaAAAATTAGCATTCTACATGTAGTCTTTttcataaaaagaaacaaaatatttcgaATTTAcatcttaaaataaatagataaaaaataaataaaaaatattagtagctgtaaaaaaaacaaaattctaaaaattgtTAACGTCCACACTAAatcgtaaaccctaaatcataaacactaaacctaaaccctaaacactaaccCCTAAATTCttagataaaccctaaacccttgtgCAAATCATAAATCC
The Brassica napus cultivar Da-Ae chromosome A1, Da-Ae, whole genome shotgun sequence DNA segment above includes these coding regions:
- the LOC106358914 gene encoding uncharacterized protein LOC106358914, whose amino-acid sequence is MKQFLIVIVMDGGFIYLHNFSSPIQKITSQILYTYRFDCSLAIMADNLRRAIQDLNLGIDDDPVPLSAAVCNEARRVNQFSLIGRPSMQTKQNVRALLTSLPKMWGLPGLISGRIVDRRKFQFVFPTEEMLLSVINRGPWAFNERMLIISRWVPGMDDADLNYIPLWVQIRGIPLEYLTEQVIHNIGDRMGEVMTVDFNPSVNAAVEFVRIRLNWNVGNPLKFQRNFQFSPGVNTLLKFRYERLRGFCDQCGMITHDSGECPPAAVVDQMDANNEEEDPPNDQAGGEENEEDAAVAPDGPAHDIPMDQVNDGETGPGSHVALLQQFSSTAPMVITSQGYEQNTGEVRMKRRNDFVAALLEEGSSSRQRGSGTEMCLRQENESDEESDHIILAMEARRSSEFGFSQYGSFLQEDFDHEMDHIHAAMQHADDQGVSKEISSLGKRPRMESEMVDKFPVGRMKMSHEFNALRKLQEDYGQDQAHDNNPQIDRGAVGPVPPDEP